From the genome of Meriones unguiculatus strain TT.TT164.6M chromosome 17, Bangor_MerUng_6.1, whole genome shotgun sequence:
CTAGCTCCGCCCCAGCGCGGCGGACTTTGTACGCATGCGCCTATTAGCCCCGCCCAAAGCGCGTAAGCACTTCTTTAGGCATGGGGGAGCCCCGGGCCGTCCCGGTCCACCTGGCTCAGGGAAGCTACTGCGCACGCGTAGGCACCTCTGCTCACCTCTGCCGCTAGGTGGCGCCCAATGCCGCGCTAGGCAGGAGCCATCTTAAGCGTCTCGCTAAGGATCACGGGATTCAGGGGCGGGGCTGGCAGGGCAAAATGACGGCGCCCATGGAAGTGGCTGTGTGTACGGACTCCTCGGCGCAGCTATGGAGCTGCGTGGTGTGGGAGCTTCATTCGGGCGCCAATCTGCTCACCTATCGGGGCGGCCAAGCGGGGCCGCGGGGCCTGGCTCTGCTCAATGGCGAGTACCTGCTGGCGGCGCAGCAGGGCAAGAACTACATCTGCGCCTGGGAGCTGCAGCGTAAGGTGCGTGGCTTCAGCATCCTCGGATGCGAGGGGCAGCCCAAAGGACTCGGGCGCGCCGGGGTCAGGGCGGCGGCGATCCCGAGGCGGCTGTGTGATCCGGGCGTATTCGCAGGCCTGgcgcttccccccccccccaggcggTAGACGCAAAGGTGCCCTGAGATTTCTGCCAGCACGCTCAGATGAAGATCTGTGGCCAATCAGCCTTTGCACACTTGTAGACTCAGGAGCGCCAATTTGGATGCAGATGGGGAAATGGGGTCCGTTAAAAGTCGTGCTTTTGGAAGTCACGAGAGATGAGAGATCTTGGGGAGCCACAGGAAGGGATAGACTGGTGGCCCATGCTCTTGTTACCCTGCTAAAGGGTCGCGGATTTTcaccatcaggactggctgaggACTGGGGTTTCTTGGTTCTTATGTTTCTGGAACCGAGAGCTTCCTTCCAGTTGGGTAGGACCCCTACTGCTGAGCCCCGTCCTCGCCCTTCCCTGGGGCGTTCTAGGCAGAGTTCTAGCCCTGAGCCGTACCCCTAGGGTGGACTATCTACCCAAGcttctttctcttgttttccaCACTTAACCAGCGCTTTTCCTTTGCCTCCGTCCTCATACGCATATGGCTTGCCTTGTTTTCTGTGTCCCTAGGACCAGCTCCAACAGAAAATCATGTGTCCTGGGCCCGTCACCTGTCTGACCACAGCACCCAACGGCCTGTATGTCCTGGCAGGAATTGCAGAGAGCATCTACCTGTGGGAGGTGAGAATCCATTTGTCACACGTGTGTGTTACTTGGGAATGTAAGAGAGTAAAATGAGTCCAGGCTCAGGGAGGCAAGTAGTGTTGGATCTTACCCAAAATGGGACCGCCTCTATAGGGTCTTAATTCCTcgtgcctgggcagcacagtgcaCGGCCTGCTATCCCCGCCTTCACAGGGAACCAGGAAAGAAACTTAGAAAGGGGCTGTGTTCTAGCTTGCTTTCTTTTGACAAAACACTgaccaaggggctggagagacggctcagtggttaagagcactgtctgctcttccaaaggtcctgagttccaattcccagcaaccacgtggtggctcacaaccatctataatgtggactgattccctcttctggtagatgtaaatgcagatagaacagtcatatacataaagtaaagaaatcttctttaaaacaaaacaaaacactgaccaaaagcaacaggGGAGGAAAGTGTCTATTTGATTTACACTGTAGCTTatattgagggaagtcagggcaggaagcagCAACTCAAGAATGTATcagttggggctggagacatggctcagaggttaagagcactgcttgttcttccagaggtcctgagttcaattcccagaaaccacatggtggctcacaaccatctataatgaaatctggtgccctctgctggcgttcaggtgcacatgcaggcagaacattgtgtacataatagaataaataaattaaaaaaaaaaaagaatgtatcagTTAACATCCTCAGTCAACAGCAAAGAGAAATGTTCTAttggttaagaatacttgttctcttgcagaggatctgggttcagctCCAAGGATGGTTCAATTCCATTATGTggatgatggctcacaaccaccgtCTATAACTTTAGTTCTAGGGAGTTTGACACCTCTTTTGACCTtgatgggcaccaggcacacactgcatgcatgcctgcgtgtgtatgtgtgtgtacaggcaaaacacttaaaaagaaagaaacctcagtCATGCCTgtactctgagaggcagagacaggtggatctctatgagttctaggccagcctggtctacaaagtgagtccagaacagccagggcaacacagagaaatcctgtctcaacataAAATAACTAAACCTGAAAAATACAGAACTTTTAAAACTGTCGattgaactggagagatggctctgcagttaagagcactgcctgatctcaaggaggacccaggttcggtccccagcacacacatgatggttcacaactgtctgtagctccagggAATTCAGcaccctcatctggcctctgacatacatataaatttaaaactaaaatcacAAGACCAGTGAGAGCTAGCCCCCATTGTCTCACAGTCAGGGACAAGAGGTACTGATGTCCCTACCCTCACCCTGCTCCCCACAAAGGTCAGTCTTCAGCCTTTTGTTGGCACAGGCTACCTAGTTCTTCATTGGGAGTAGTTAATAACCATGGCAATGAATGAGTCTGGAGGAGTCCGAGGACTAGGCTGTGTCCTGACCTGGTCTCTGTGGAGGGTGCCAGCTACACAGAGCTGAGGTTAGCTGTGTTTCTGCTCCTCCTGGCTTCATCTTTCTCCAAACCATCCTAGGACCTCGTTCTGAGGCTGTCTTGGGCACAGAGGAAAACCAAGGCCGGGGTTTCATGAGCCCCACAGAAGGCATCCAACTGAGTTATGCTTCTGTGTGCCAAGAGTAAGCTGGGGCCTTGCTTTCTTAGGTTTCAGGTGCTCGATGTGTGCACCTGTATGCGCGTTGTATGTGATAGCATATGTAGGCAGCAGAGAACTTCAGTTGTTGATCCTTGGCcccctgtagaggaattttacaGAACAttgctgttctggcaagagatcgaTCTGAaggccttctaggtctgtgtgatctgactggaatacaaacacgcctttaatccaggagacagaagcaagcagatctgagttcgaggccaacctggtatgGAGTGAGTATCAGATAAACAAAAGCTTAGGTCTAGGTATGGTGATTCATGTCtctaattccaaacaatgaaggtaaagatagtttgcAGAAGAAAGCAACCATGTTTGAAAgcgatgtctaattgagtggcataAATAgagacaaatcagagaaagatttgacagaatagaatactctcacgagaagagagaggaaagaaaagctaCGTAAGGGAGCTGTGCAGAGACTGAGGAGAGGAGGCAGCTTTACCGGGACGgtaatagagagacaggctgCAGAGAAAACTTAGATGAAGAcctgaggagccagaagattagaaaagattgctggagttagtttgaggccaagcagagcagttTTAGGaccgagagaaaagccagattgaataagtcagctgggagaggagtttgagccagaacagctgagttgaaccagccagcccagagctcagcaaAAAcgagaaagggtgagcttattcagcagtaagtctcagaggctgaaaacattctaggcctaggttagcagacagacgATAATCTTCAACAACTgaagcaggcaaataaaagttccttttcaCCCTCCATCTTGTGCGGGACACTATCTCACTGTCCCTGTGTTCGTGACTTCTCGTGATGCTGTGGATACTGTAGCATCTGGCtgtacatgggttctggagatggggCCCGGGGTCTTGAGTGACAGGTCCTTTACCCAGCAGCCATCTCCGTAGtctttgattttgagacagagtctcaggtacgacaggctggccttgaattcattctGTGCTCTTGAATTCAAAATCCCCCTGCCACCGCTTCCCCCGTGCCGGGATGGCAGCGCCTGGCTTCTGTGGTGCTGGTGGCAGAGCCAGGATTCTGTGCACACCACTCTCCCTCTCAACTGTTGTCTCAGCCTGTTAAAGCAGTTTTTAAAGGCTTTGATTCTTTTTCAGACCacgtttctctgtgcagccttggctgtccttcaactaactctgtataccaggctggccttgaattcagatccacctgcctctgtctcccaagtgctgggattaaagatgtgtgccaccccTGCCTGGCCTCTCTAACATGtgagttgagtgtgtgtgtgtgtgtgtgtgtgtgtgtgtctgtctgtctgtctgtctggtgcCCTTTGCAGAAATGTAGGATGCCCTgaagttagaggtggttgtgagcctgcttgtgggttctgggaatcgaacccaggtcctctggaaacaAAGCCattgctttaaccactgagctatctctcagcCCCAGCATGTTTTTCCTttgcaacccaggaccacctctGCCCATGGCTGGCGCCACCCACAGGTGGAGGGCCCAGGTCAATCAGGCCAGCCCTACAGAGGCAGTTTGTTCACTGAGGTTCTGTCTTcccaggtgtttgtttgtttgtacccAAACTCCTAGCTTGGAACTTCCTCTTCCTAGGGGTCTGGTTCCTGCCACATCCAGTGTCCATAAGAATTTCTGAGCTGTGGCCGCCAGGGGCACTGCACAGCCCCACAGGTTCTGGGGCTCAAGGCTGCTGTGGGAATCTCTCCTTTCTCTGGGGTGAGGGGTTCACAGGGACCCCCGAAGTCTCAGCACCTGTGTGGCACCCAGGAGCCTGTTGGGCCTAAGGTTCTACTGACAGTGGTGGCCCACAGTCTCCTCGAGGTGTTGGTGTATAGGTGGCCGTGTTCTCCTACCCCACCCCAAGTTAGTCCGGACACCCAACCAAAACTCAGCACCCTGGAGTGCCAATTCTAGAATTCTGgtcagaaatattataagaacgTGCTTTCGTGTGGGGGTGCGGGGCTGCTTCAGAGTGTCCGCAGAAGCtggctatgatttgcctcgtgctctagcagaggcgtggtTTTACCAGCTACAGATAGATTCTATGATTGTGTGGCTTGGAATTCTGGAACTCTGCAGGGGTTACATAGGCCCGGAGAGATGGCCGTCAGTGGTTGATGGTCATTTATGGAGGTTGTTTGCCGATTGTTAGTAgccaagataaaaaaagaaacaaggaaaaaaatagattcagggattttcctatttcctctctccccccatcgtcctttttctcctacctagtcTTAGGGTGTGAAACGGGGCTGGGGAATAAAGGATGGGAAAAAGAAGAATAGAAGAATCCACAGAGTAGCAGAGACCTACTATAGCACCCCTGAGCCTGGAGCCCGGAGCCTCGCCGCCTGGGGTCGGGGCTGTGCCCAGCCTCTTCCCAGCGCAGGCCTGAGTGTCCATCCTGCTTTCCCTGGTCCCCTCCCTGCTGTGTGTGGGTAGGTCTGGCTGCAGGCACTCCAGCTGCAGcctccctcacccctcacccTGCAGAGACTTGCTGCTTCCTTCAGTTTTCTGAGCAGCTCTCATGCAGCTGAGGCTCCAACTCAGGCAGAtgtgcctcagccttccaggcGGTTGAGGGCACCTCCACCGTTGCCCCTCTGTTCCGTTGTGCCAGGCCAGCAGGTGCGGGTCACGGTACCATCAGACGCTGGGGGCAGAGCCGGGTCTGGCCAGGTGCACAGCGAGGAGTGCCTTCAGCCTCGCCGTGCTTCCATCTACCAATGGGCAGGGTTCTTGTGGGGTGGCACAACCTCTGTCCCCCCTGAACGGTACCTGGCCTCTCACAGGTCTCTACTGGGAACCTTCTGGTCATCCTCAGCCGTCACTACCAGGATGTGTCGTGCCTGAAGTTCACGGGTGACAGCAGCCACTTTGTCTCTGGGGGCAAGGACTGCCTGGTGCTGGCTTGGAGCCTCTGCAGGTAGGGCACATGCCAGAAACGTCCTCAGAAAAGGCTGTGCAGGCCCCAGGGCACGAAGGGGCCAGGCCGGTGACTGTTGGACTGCCCCATGCttgagggctggggaggcaggCCGGGGGCATTCCCCAGGGCCTCACTGCCACCCTGTGCCCAGTGTGCTTCAGGCAGACCCGTCCAGAATCCTCGCCCCAAGGCATGTGTGGTCCCAACACACCCTCCCGATCACAGACCTGCACTGCGGCTTTGGAGGCCCCATGGCCCGGGTGGCCACCGCTTCACTGGACCAGACCGTAAAGGTAGCGTCTCCAACCTGGACCCGTGCGTTCCTGGCAGCCGCTGGCCCTcagctagagagagggagactggcCTCTCCCTTGCCCTGGCTGTCTGGGCTCCAGACATCCCATAATCCCTGTGCCCGACCAAGGACATGCAGAGATGGACCGTCCAGCCTGTCTGCTGGAAATTCCCACTCGGCCACGCTGCAGTGGCCAGCTGCCCTTGAGTGCTCAGGGCTGTTTGTTATTGGAACAGTGTGACAGACGGAACCCGGGCCTCACATCTGCTAGGCTGGTGCTCTgctgccccgcccccagccctcTTTTAACTTCTGTCTCGTGACTGTCACTGCGCAGCTTGCTCGAACCGACCCGGAACTCGCAGACCCCCTTGCCTCCTCCTAGTAGTGTGGAGATTGAGGAAGTGGTCGCCCAACCTGGCCTGGGGAACCTCGTACCTGGCTGGGGCTTCGGGTCTTCGCCAGCCCCACAGCAGCTGGGGCGCCCGTGCTTGTGTGGTGCGCTCTGAGGCTGCTGGCCTCACGGGCAGGGTGGGCTCAGGGCCCTCAGCCTCCCTGGCTCCCTGGCTTGGCTGCATGCCCAACGCCTCCCATCCCCGCAGCTCTGGGCCATATCCTCGGGAGACATGCTGCTGTCCGTCTTGTTTGATGTGAGCATCACTTCCGTGACCATGGACCTGGCCGAGCACCACATGTTCTGTGGAGGCGGCGACGGCTCCATCTTCCAGGTGGACCTGTGTAGCTGGGTAAGTGGCCACTGGGGCCGAGGGACCAGACCGTGGCTCTGCCCGACATCCCAGAAACTCACGGCCCGTCTCCACCCACAGCCCGGACTGAGGGAGCACAGCTTCCAGCCCGAGCAGAACCCAGGGAAGGTCTTCAAAGGACACAGGTAGCCCCTTGAGCCAGGCGCGGTCAGCACAGCCCCAGGCCGGGCGCGGCACCCAGCCctgtcctccctcctttcccaggAACCAGGTGACATGCCTGTCGGTGTCCACCGACGGCAGTGTTCTCCTCTCGGGCTCCCACGACGAGTCGGTGCGCCTGTGGGACGTGAAGAGCAAGCAGTGCCTACGCACAGTCACCCTCAAAGGTGCGCACGGTGCCAGGCGCAGCCACGCCGGGTACGGGGGGCCCCGTACCGGCGCCCGGGCCCTAATGTCTCACTGTGACCCTCAGGCCCGGTGACCAACGCAGCCATCATGCTAGCCCCACCCAGCATGCTGAACCCTGAATTCCGGCccagcctgcccctcccccacttcaaCAAGCACCTGCTGGGTGCTGAGCACGGCGATGAGGCCCAGGCTGGGGGCCTGCGCCTGCAGCTAGGACTCCACCTCCAGGTAGGACCCGCAGGGTTCGTGCATGCTGCCCCTCAGCCACTGTTCCAGAACATTCCATGCCCCCCGGAGTCCCTTGGTGCTGGTGCCTGTCCTATTCCAACAGCCTCTGGATCCTCGCTACCCGGGGCGTTGGCACCCACTGCTGCTCCACACTTGGCGTCAGTTCCTACAGTTGATTCCCATCTGAAGGCACCTGTGTGCCAGCCCCGCTCAGATGACGTGTCACGCTGCTGTGACCGGGTAGCAAGGTCACTCGGTTCTTTGAAGAACAGATGGGCAGCAGGAGTGGCCCACAGGCAGGATAGAGTGTCAGGAGACACTGGAACCTAACCAGCACCCCACCAGGAAGGGCCTTCTCCCCAGTGTCCTCGGGGGCACCCAGGCAGCACCCTCACGCCGGCTGTCCTCGGTGGCTCCATCTGAGCCGGGGCTGGGCCCCGTCAGATCCTTTCACAGAAGGTGACAGTCAGTCTGAGGACGTAGTGTCCAAGCTCAGCAGACATCCCCTGTCCCTGCGGTCCCACTGTGTGTCTTCCTGGATGTGGGCACTGGCCCCGTCTACCCTCTGCTCTGCAGCCTTATCGTGGCTGTCACAGGCCCCCACCTCTTGGCCCTCGGCCCTGGACTGTGGGCCTGTGGTGGAGGAGGCTCCGCTGAGGGCGGGACAGTGCGGTGGTGACCGCCCTGCTTTGCAGGGGACTGAACAGAGCTACCTGGAGCGCCTGGAGCAGCTGCAGGGAGTGCTGTCCCGCTATCTGGAGAAGGTGGGCGGGTCCTGTGGTGGGTGGGTTCTGTGGTGGGCGGGTCCTGCGGTGGGTGGGTGGGTTCTATGGTGGGCGGGTCCTATGGTGGGCAGGTCCTGGGTGGGCGGGTCCTATGGTGGGCAGGTCCTGGGTGGGTGGGTTCTGTGGTGGGCGGGTCCTATGGTGGGCAGGTCCTGGGTGGGTGGGTTCTGTGGTGGGCGGGCGGAAACAGCCCCACCCACTCGCACCTCTCAACACAGAACATGCTAGGCAACCAGATGATGCCAGCGCGGGTGCTGGAGCTGGAGGACGAGGTGCGCAGCCTGCGCAAGATCAACCGGGACCTCTTCGACTTCTCCACGCGCATTATCACGCGGTCCACTAAGTGAGCCGTGTCAGCGGCTGCCGCACAGACACGGCCACATGAGCCTGTGATCGGGTGTTTTAACAAAAGAATGGACAAAGAATCTCATGCCTTGGCTGTTCTGTCCCCTGGCTGGGTGTTGTTTGGGAGACCAGGGGACATGTATACTAAGCCAGAGGCcccgggggggcggggggaggtggTGGTGATTGAGGGCCTGACGAGTCCCCTCTCCCTGCAACCATCATGGGCATCCAAAGCTCAGTTTCCACATACCATCCTGGGGCTGCTGCCAGCCGGAGCTTGGAGTCCAGCCCAAATACCAACAGAACCTTCCAGAAAGCTGCCTTCAACTGACAGCTGTGCCTAACGATCCAGAAAATCCGTGTGATTTAGCAGAGCTGTCGTCGCCGCCGCTGCAGCTCGGGAGGGTGCCAATACTGACCTCACTGGAACCCGTAATGCCCTCAGGACATCCACTTCCGGGCACCACCTGGTGGCAAGGTGTGCCCGTCCCCTGAGGAACCGCAGCCTCGTGTGACACACCTCTGGGTCCTCAGCCCAGCACTTcatcctcagtttccccactgaGCTGGCTCATTGCATTCTTGACCAGACAGCCTGACCCCTCCATCCCTTGGCTTGTTCCAGCGGCCCCTGCTTCCTGAGGATGGTTTGGGGAAGAGGCATGCACATTTGGACTTTACAGCCATGGTTCCCTTCAGACCCTTCAGATGGGTGAGGGCCCCCACCCATGGGTCCCCTCTGTGGGGTGTCCATTATGCTCCTGATAATGCCTCAGCTTCTGGTGGGGGGACGGTGGTAGATGTGGGGTCCCCCCCGAATTGGCATTCAGCGTTGGTCCTTGTTCACCTGCGGCTGACCTGAAAGGCAGCTTCCGGATCCCTGCACCACCCAAGCCAGGATCTcactagcccaggctggcctggagctcagggtCCCCTGCCTTGGCGTCCATGCCAGGCCTCGGGTATACTCCCTTACCTGTGCTGCCCTGGCCTCCCCCTGCTGACTGGCTGCAGGGTGATTATCAGGCTGGGTTAGTGCCAAGCTGCGGGAATTCCGTGTCCTCAGGCTTAGGAGCAGGGGAGCACCCTGGACCAAGACTCATAGACACCGTCAGCTGGCAGGAGCGTGCCAGGGTGGAGGCAGAGACCACACCCCAGTGCCCGTGGGAGGGGGATGGGTGCAGCACAGGCTAGCCCCAAAGCGGGGCGCGACCTTGGGGACTCCTGCAGGATTCCACGACAGGAAGTGTCCAGAGCAGGTTTCAGGAGGTCAGACACACGCACCTCCAAAACAAGCCTCAAATGCAGGGTTCTCATGGTTTGGCTGTAGTGGAAGGTCCCACTCTGCCCTTCGGTTAGTGGCCATGACCTGGACAAGCCTGCAGTCCAGCTGTCTCGTGATCAGCGGGCAGGCTAGAACAGACACCCAGGAGTGCCCGATAATGGTGCCCACAAAAGGCAGATTTCAGTGGGGCTTAGCCCCATTCAAGAGGATGATGGCTAGTGGCAGCTCAGCTTCAGGGAGCGTGCCC
Proteins encoded in this window:
- the Wdr18 gene encoding WD repeat-containing protein 18 codes for the protein MTAPMEVAVCTDSSAQLWSCVVWELHSGANLLTYRGGQAGPRGLALLNGEYLLAAQQGKNYICAWELQRKDQLQQKIMCPGPVTCLTTAPNGLYVLAGIAESIYLWEVSTGNLLVILSRHYQDVSCLKFTGDSSHFVSGGKDCLVLAWSLCSVLQADPSRILAPRHVWSQHTLPITDLHCGFGGPMARVATASLDQTVKLWAISSGDMLLSVLFDVSITSVTMDLAEHHMFCGGGDGSIFQVDLCSWPGLREHSFQPEQNPGKVFKGHRNQVTCLSVSTDGSVLLSGSHDESVRLWDVKSKQCLRTVTLKGPVTNAAIMLAPPSMLNPEFRPSLPLPHFNKHLLGAEHGDEAQAGGLRLQLGLHLQGTEQSYLERLEQLQGVLSRYLEKNMLGNQMMPARVLELEDEVRSLRKINRDLFDFSTRIITRSTK